In Streptomyces sp. NBC_00569, a single genomic region encodes these proteins:
- a CDS encoding alpha/beta fold hydrolase, which produces MGHPRRALRTTTVGAVSATLIAGTALGLAPAAQAAPGPGVRFVDISGAGGTVLKANVVAPSDTSRRYPVVVLPTSWAVPQIEYLAQAKQLADSGYVVVSYNSRGFWQSGGEIEVGGPEDIEDASKVIDWALANTQADPDKVGMAGVSYGAGISLLAAGHDKRIKAVAALSGWGDLIDSIYSGRTQHFQAAALLSGAGYLTGRPSPELQQVMKDFLGSNLAKEDDMIAWGKKRSPETYIDSINKNGAAVLLGNAWGDTIFPPNQYADFYEKLTTPKRLEFRPGDHATAEATGLLGLPNDTWEDTHRWFDHYLKGDDNGVDRELPVRIKSRSTGAYESYPDWKSVGATKKKIALAGTTTIHTNVDSGANGGLLELSNILDQFLRLPPTASVPLLPRRWAGVWQSEKYSSEQHVRGTARLHTTLTPTKESGTLVAYLYDVGPLGLGKLVSNAPYTFHGKTPGAPFGVDLELFSTAYDVPAGHRLALVVDTVDPLYIEHNPTGAQLTFSSPKDDPSYVSIPLREQ; this is translated from the coding sequence GTGGGACACCCGCGCAGAGCGCTGCGTACGACCACTGTTGGTGCCGTGTCCGCGACCCTGATCGCCGGGACGGCACTCGGCCTGGCCCCGGCCGCGCAGGCGGCGCCGGGGCCGGGCGTCCGCTTCGTCGACATCAGCGGCGCCGGCGGAACGGTCCTCAAGGCCAACGTCGTAGCCCCCTCCGACACCTCGCGCAGATACCCGGTCGTCGTGCTCCCCACGAGCTGGGCCGTGCCGCAGATCGAGTACCTCGCCCAGGCCAAGCAGCTCGCCGACTCCGGCTATGTCGTGGTGAGTTACAACTCGCGCGGCTTCTGGCAGTCCGGCGGCGAGATCGAGGTCGGCGGCCCCGAGGACATCGAGGACGCCTCGAAGGTCATCGACTGGGCCCTCGCGAACACCCAGGCCGACCCGGACAAGGTCGGCATGGCGGGCGTCTCCTACGGCGCGGGCATCAGCCTGCTCGCCGCGGGGCACGACAAGCGCATCAAGGCCGTGGCGGCGCTCAGCGGCTGGGGCGACCTGATCGACTCCATCTACTCGGGCCGCACCCAGCACTTCCAGGCCGCCGCCCTGCTCTCCGGCGCCGGCTACCTCACGGGCCGCCCGAGCCCCGAACTCCAGCAGGTCATGAAGGACTTCCTCGGCTCGAACCTGGCCAAGGAGGACGACATGATCGCGTGGGGCAAGAAGCGCTCCCCCGAGACGTACATCGACAGCATCAACAAGAACGGCGCCGCCGTCCTGCTCGGCAACGCCTGGGGCGACACCATCTTCCCGCCCAACCAGTACGCGGACTTCTACGAGAAGCTCACCACGCCCAAGCGCCTGGAGTTCCGCCCCGGCGACCACGCCACGGCCGAGGCGACCGGACTGCTCGGGCTGCCCAACGACACGTGGGAGGACACGCACCGCTGGTTCGACCACTACCTCAAGGGCGACGACAACGGCGTCGACCGCGAACTTCCTGTCCGCATCAAGTCCCGCTCCACCGGCGCGTACGAGAGCTACCCCGACTGGAAGTCGGTCGGCGCGACGAAGAAGAAGATCGCGCTCGCGGGCACGACCACGATCCACACGAACGTCGACTCGGGCGCCAACGGCGGGCTCCTGGAACTCTCGAACATCCTCGACCAGTTCCTGCGGCTGCCCCCGACGGCCTCGGTGCCCCTGCTGCCGCGCCGCTGGGCGGGCGTGTGGCAGTCGGAGAAGTACTCGTCCGAGCAGCATGTGCGCGGGACGGCGAGGCTGCACACGACGCTCACCCCGACCAAGGAGAGCGGAACCCTCGTCGCATACCTCTACGACGTGGGCCCGCTCGGCCTCGGCAAGCTGGTCAGCAACGCGCCGTACACCTTCCACGGCAAGACACCCGGTGCTCCGTTCGGCGTGGACCTGGAGTTGTTCTCCACGGCCTACGACGTCCCGGCAGGGCACCGGCTCGCCCTGGTCGTCGACACGGTCGACCCGCTCTATATCGAGCACAACCCGACCGGCGCGCAGCTGACCTTCTCCTCGCCGAAGGACGACCCGTCATACGTGTCGATCCCCCTGCGCGAGCAGTGA
- a CDS encoding amino acid ABC transporter permease, with amino-acid sequence MDVLTSNFSTFAKGFLGTVELTVYASVLALVLGFVMASFRVAPVGSFRVFGTVWVNILRNTPLTLLFFAVLLGLPRFGIVLPFQVFAILALGCYTSAFICEALRSGINTVPRGQGEAARSLGMTFSQTLSMVVLPQAFRSVIPPVGSTLIALAKNSAIAGAFSVNELLGTYKTLSELGYNIIWTFFWIAVGYLIITLTISAIFNLLEKRWGVPR; translated from the coding sequence GTGGACGTACTGACCAGCAATTTCTCCACCTTCGCCAAGGGGTTCCTCGGGACGGTCGAACTGACCGTCTACGCCTCGGTCCTCGCGCTCGTCCTCGGCTTCGTGATGGCGTCGTTCCGGGTCGCGCCCGTCGGATCCTTCCGGGTCTTCGGGACGGTGTGGGTCAACATCCTGCGCAACACCCCGCTGACCCTGCTGTTCTTCGCCGTGCTGCTCGGCCTGCCGCGCTTCGGAATCGTGCTGCCCTTCCAGGTGTTCGCGATCCTCGCGCTCGGCTGCTACACCTCCGCGTTCATCTGCGAGGCGCTGCGGTCCGGCATCAACACCGTGCCGAGGGGACAGGGCGAGGCGGCCCGCAGTCTCGGCATGACGTTCAGCCAGACGCTGTCGATGGTGGTGCTCCCGCAGGCATTCCGGTCCGTCATCCCGCCCGTCGGCTCGACCCTCATCGCCCTCGCCAAGAACTCGGCGATCGCCGGCGCGTTCAGCGTCAACGAGCTGCTCGGCACCTACAAGACCCTCAGCGAGCTGGGCTACAACATCATCTGGACCTTCTTCTGGATCGCCGTCGGTTACCTGATCATCACCCTCACCATCAGCGCGATCTTCAACCTGCTCGAGAAGCGCTGGGGAGTTCCCCGATGA
- a CDS encoding amino acid ABC transporter ATP-binding protein — translation MAVDPLIELRDVNKYYGELHVLQDINLTVGKGEVVVVIGPSGSGKSTLCRTINRLETIQSGNIRLDGQPLPEEGKALAHLRAEVGMVFQSFNLFAHKTVLQNVSLAQTKVRGRKRDEADKRSRELLDRVGLASQAAKFPAQLSGGQQQRVAIARALAMDPKALLFDEPTSALDPEMINEVLEVMQQLAREGMTMVVVTHEMGFARSAANRVVFMADGRIVEDRTPEDFFTNPRSERAKDFLSKILKH, via the coding sequence ATGGCCGTCGATCCGTTGATCGAGCTGCGTGACGTCAACAAGTACTACGGGGAGCTGCATGTCCTCCAGGACATCAACCTCACCGTCGGCAAGGGGGAGGTGGTGGTGGTCATCGGCCCTTCGGGGTCGGGAAAGTCGACGCTGTGCCGGACGATCAACAGGCTCGAGACGATCCAGTCGGGGAACATCAGGCTCGACGGACAGCCGCTTCCGGAGGAGGGCAAGGCTCTCGCCCATCTGAGGGCCGAGGTGGGGATGGTCTTCCAGTCCTTCAACCTCTTCGCGCACAAGACGGTCCTGCAGAACGTCTCCCTCGCCCAGACGAAGGTCAGGGGCCGCAAGAGGGACGAGGCCGACAAGCGCTCCCGTGAACTCCTGGACCGAGTGGGGCTCGCCTCGCAGGCGGCCAAGTTCCCCGCCCAGCTCTCCGGCGGCCAGCAGCAGCGCGTGGCCATCGCCCGCGCCCTCGCGATGGACCCCAAGGCCCTCCTCTTCGACGAGCCCACCTCGGCCCTCGACCCGGAGATGATCAACGAGGTCCTCGAGGTGATGCAGCAGCTCGCCCGCGAGGGCATGACCATGGTCGTGGTCACCCACGAGATGGGCTTCGCCCGCTCCGCCGCCAACCGCGTCGTCTTCATGGCCGACGGCCGCATCGTCGAGGACCGCACCCCCGAGGACTTCTTCACCAACCCTCGCAGCGAGCGGGCCAAGGACTTCCTCTCCAAGATCCTCAAGCACTGA
- a CDS encoding glycoside hydrolase family 75 protein, with amino-acid sequence MRTRTLALTASAGAALLATALLPTNATARESGPQRAQEGTVGAADLLAKVTSCSQISNGKYRTDEETSATVPVCGKNGAVFWKADMDIDCDGRITTQCNADTDPWFQDDTAFHQSDGKPLSAENLPYVVVPSSSGIWNYAGAGIKGGGVVAVIYNNKVEYAVVGDTGPDKIIGEASYATAKALGIDPDPETGGTDSGVTYIVFKNNQTSPIESHGAAVTLGDSLAKKFLQDN; translated from the coding sequence GTGCGTACTCGAACGCTCGCCCTCACCGCCTCCGCCGGGGCCGCGCTGCTCGCGACGGCTCTGCTCCCCACGAACGCCACCGCCCGCGAGAGCGGCCCCCAGCGCGCCCAGGAGGGCACGGTCGGCGCGGCGGACCTGCTCGCCAAGGTCACGTCCTGCTCGCAGATATCGAACGGCAAGTACCGCACCGACGAGGAGACCTCGGCGACCGTGCCGGTCTGCGGCAAGAACGGCGCGGTGTTCTGGAAGGCCGACATGGACATCGACTGCGACGGCCGGATCACCACACAGTGCAACGCCGACACCGACCCCTGGTTCCAGGACGACACGGCCTTCCACCAGTCCGACGGCAAACCGCTGAGCGCCGAGAATCTCCCCTACGTCGTCGTGCCCAGCTCCAGCGGCATCTGGAACTACGCGGGAGCCGGCATCAAGGGCGGCGGCGTCGTGGCCGTCATCTACAACAACAAGGTCGAGTACGCGGTGGTCGGCGACACCGGCCCGGACAAGATCATCGGTGAGGCGTCCTACGCCACCGCGAAGGCCCTCGGCATCGACCCGGACCCGGAGACCGGCGGCACGGACTCCGGCGTCACGTACATCGTGTTCAAGAACAACCAGACGTCCCCGATCGAGAGCCACGGTGCGGCGGTGACCCTCGGCGACTCCCTGGCGAAGAAGTTCCTCCAGGACAACTGA
- a CDS encoding glutamate ABC transporter substrate-binding protein, whose product MLRKTRVFRAVAALALTALAAAACGKEGSPPTKGPSDAQLPTYQVAKGFELTDSKTWLRAKKRGHFVVGAKEDQPYLGEKDPATGVYSGFDIEIAKMVSASLGFAPSSIDFRTIASANRETALQNGQIDYYVGTYTINDNRKKLVGFAGPYFMAGQSLLVRTDEHDINGPQDLDGKRVCSAAGSTPYQRIQKDYPKAVLVAYDTYSVCVDNLLTYQVDAVTTDDAILLGFAAKAPDELKLVGKPFSEEPYGIGVPKSDNALRFAIDTALLTRQKDGDWKKAYDATLGLSGVPAPKPPPIDRYPAS is encoded by the coding sequence ATGCTGCGCAAGACACGTGTGTTCCGCGCCGTCGCCGCCCTCGCCCTCACCGCCCTGGCCGCGGCGGCCTGCGGCAAGGAGGGCAGCCCGCCGACCAAGGGCCCGTCGGACGCGCAACTGCCCACATACCAGGTGGCAAAGGGGTTTGAGCTGACCGACTCCAAGACGTGGCTCAGGGCCAAGAAGCGCGGGCACTTCGTCGTGGGGGCAAAGGAGGATCAGCCCTACCTCGGCGAGAAGGACCCGGCCACCGGCGTCTACTCCGGCTTCGACATCGAGATCGCCAAGATGGTCTCGGCCTCCCTCGGCTTCGCGCCCTCGTCGATCGACTTCAGGACGATCGCCTCGGCCAACCGCGAGACCGCCCTGCAGAACGGGCAGATCGACTACTACGTGGGCACCTACACGATCAACGACAACCGCAAGAAGCTCGTCGGCTTCGCCGGCCCCTACTTCATGGCCGGCCAGTCGCTCCTCGTGCGCACCGACGAGCACGACATCAACGGACCGCAGGACCTGGACGGCAAACGCGTCTGCTCCGCGGCCGGCTCGACCCCCTACCAGCGCATCCAGAAGGATTACCCGAAGGCGGTGCTCGTCGCGTACGACACGTACTCGGTCTGTGTCGACAACCTGCTCACCTACCAGGTCGACGCCGTCACCACCGACGACGCGATCCTGCTCGGCTTCGCGGCCAAGGCGCCCGACGAACTCAAGCTGGTCGGCAAGCCGTTCTCCGAGGAGCCCTACGGCATCGGCGTACCGAAGAGCGACAACGCGCTGCGGTTCGCGATCGACACCGCGCTCCTGACCCGCCAGAAGGACGGCGACTGGAAGAAGGCGTACGACGCGACGCTCGGTCTCTCCGGAGTGCCCGCGCCGAAGCCGCCCCCCATCGACCGCTACCCGGCGAGCTGA
- the ggt gene encoding gamma-glutamyltransferase — MRRPVARNQRNQRNQPGLRSLRNLSGLAVAATLVTVGAAAPPASPASEAPVASAQKVPLAVGYGGAVSSVDADASAAGIEVLRKGGNAVDAAVATAAALGVTEPYSAGVGGGGYFVYYDAKTRKVHTVDGRERAPFTADSGLFLENGKPLDFNDAVTSGLSVGTPGTPATWQTALDTWGSERLGSVLRPAQKLARDGFKVDATFRSQTEANQARFKDFPATAELFLPGGALPVVGSTFKNPDLARTYDELGRKGVGAIYRGDIGEDVVRTVNKPPVDPASGRVARPGKLSVKDLKAYGAKLQAPTRTSYRGLGVYSMAPSSSGGTTVGEALNILERTDLSKATQEQYLHRYIEASRIAFADRGRWVGDPGFEDVPAKELLSQRFADSRECLIKDDAVLKSPLAPGDPRHPGTCGEPGDKAAPTTFEGENTTHLTVADKWGNVVAYTLTIESTGGSGITVPGRGFLLNNELTDFSFAPADPAVHDPNLPGPGKRPRSSISPTIVLDRHNQPVVALGSPGGATIITTVLQTLTGFVDRGLPLVDAIAAPRASQRNAAATELEPGLWDSPARARLEGLGHVFKQNPEIGAATGVQRLKNGEWLAAAEKVRRGGGSAMVVTPASGG, encoded by the coding sequence ATGAGACGTCCTGTTGCGCGGAATCAGCGAAATCAGCGGAATCAGCCAGGCCTGCGAAGTCTGCGGAATCTCTCGGGACTGGCCGTCGCGGCCACGCTGGTGACGGTGGGCGCCGCGGCGCCCCCGGCTTCCCCCGCGTCCGAGGCCCCCGTCGCGTCCGCGCAGAAGGTGCCGCTGGCCGTCGGCTACGGCGGCGCCGTCTCCAGCGTCGACGCGGACGCGTCCGCCGCCGGCATCGAGGTCCTGCGCAAGGGCGGCAACGCGGTCGACGCCGCCGTCGCCACGGCCGCGGCGCTCGGCGTCACCGAGCCGTACTCCGCGGGCGTCGGCGGGGGCGGCTACTTCGTGTACTACGACGCGAAGACCCGCAAGGTGCACACCGTCGACGGCCGCGAGAGGGCCCCGTTCACCGCGGACTCGGGGCTGTTCCTGGAGAACGGCAAGCCGCTCGACTTCAACGACGCGGTGACGAGCGGCCTGAGCGTCGGGACGCCGGGCACGCCCGCCACCTGGCAGACCGCGCTCGACACCTGGGGCAGCGAGCGCCTCGGCTCGGTGCTTCGGCCCGCCCAGAAGCTGGCGCGGGACGGGTTCAAAGTCGACGCCACGTTCCGCTCCCAGACCGAGGCGAACCAGGCGCGGTTCAAGGACTTCCCCGCCACGGCCGAGCTGTTCCTGCCGGGCGGCGCGCTCCCCGTCGTCGGCTCCACGTTCAAGAACCCCGATCTCGCCCGCACCTACGACGAGTTGGGGCGCAAGGGCGTCGGCGCCATCTACCGGGGCGACATCGGCGAGGACGTCGTACGCACCGTGAACAAGCCGCCCGTGGACCCGGCGTCGGGCCGGGTCGCGCGGCCCGGCAAGCTGTCCGTCAAGGACCTCAAGGCGTACGGGGCGAAGCTCCAGGCCCCGACGCGCACGTCGTACCGCGGGCTCGGTGTCTACTCGATGGCACCGTCGTCCTCGGGCGGTACGACGGTCGGCGAGGCGCTCAACATCCTTGAGCGGACGGACCTGTCGAAGGCCACGCAGGAGCAGTATCTGCACCGCTACATAGAGGCGAGCCGGATCGCGTTCGCGGACCGCGGGCGCTGGGTCGGCGACCCAGGATTCGAGGACGTACCGGCCAAGGAACTGCTCTCCCAGCGGTTCGCCGACTCGCGGGAGTGCCTCATCAAGGACGACGCGGTCCTGAAGAGCCCGTTGGCGCCGGGCGATCCGCGGCACCCCGGCACGTGCGGTGAGCCGGGCGACAAGGCCGCCCCGACGACGTTCGAGGGCGAGAACACGACCCACCTGACGGTCGCCGACAAATGGGGCAACGTCGTCGCGTACACGCTGACGATCGAGTCGACGGGCGGCAGTGGCATCACGGTCCCCGGGCGTGGCTTCCTGCTCAACAACGAGCTCACGGACTTCTCGTTCGCGCCGGCCGACCCGGCGGTCCATGACCCGAACCTGCCGGGGCCGGGCAAGCGCCCGCGCTCGTCGATCTCCCCGACGATCGTGCTCGACCGGCACAACCAGCCGGTCGTGGCCCTCGGCTCGCCCGGCGGCGCGACGATCATCACGACCGTCCTGCAGACGCTGACCGGCTTCGTCGACCGCGGGCTGCCCCTGGTGGACGCGATCGCCGCGCCCCGCGCCAGCCAGCGCAACGCGGCGGCGACGGAGCTCGAACCGGGCCTGTGGGACTCGCCGGCAAGGGCGCGTCTGGAGGGGCTCGGCCACGTCTTCAAGCAGAACCCGGAGATCGGCGCGGCCACGGGCGTGCAGCGCCTGAAGAACGGCGAGTGGCTCGCGGCGGCCGAGAAGGTGCGGCGCGGCGGCGGCTCGGCGATGGTGGTGACACCGGCCTCCGGCGGCTGA
- a CDS encoding DUF6278 family protein, which translates to MNIPFLDNWRKKHGSAFGVAVFTEGDGGAEGVAELLSECELLRSQAYEAGVELDDTVASLEALDQLVPRWREDEEALPWLGNDAGLYLGTVLVRQVPGARWVIWPNGQPVVRLRSGREVDVVAAGHEWATSGAPELSQFYAETSET; encoded by the coding sequence CTTGGACAACTGGCGCAAGAAGCACGGCTCCGCCTTCGGTGTGGCCGTCTTCACCGAGGGTGACGGCGGGGCCGAGGGCGTCGCGGAGCTTCTCTCCGAGTGCGAACTGCTGCGCTCGCAGGCGTACGAGGCGGGGGTCGAACTGGACGACACCGTCGCGTCGTTGGAGGCGCTCGACCAACTGGTGCCGCGCTGGCGCGAGGACGAGGAGGCGCTGCCGTGGCTCGGCAACGACGCCGGCCTGTACCTCGGTACGGTCCTCGTCCGCCAGGTGCCGGGCGCGAGGTGGGTGATCTGGCCCAACGGGCAGCCGGTGGTGCGGCTCCGCTCCGGCCGCGAGGTCGACGTCGTCGCCGCGGGGCACGAGTGGGCGACGAGCGGGGCCCCCGAGCTGTCACAGTTCTACGCCGAGACATCGGAGACGTAG
- a CDS encoding M48 family metallopeptidase, which produces MEQTVQPCPQCGTEIRTDRRFTTWCSACDWNVDPVEPDERPGRVERMRRGIAHRYGERLLAEMTRGESPRPRRDVAGVLAHTVALCVHGVTVALFVTGALLVSLGWGGALPVLGAFLLGLAWLFRPRFGRLPDDAPVLHRADAPRLFAVIDEVAACAPTSGVHAVAVTAEANASVSTYGVRQRRLLTLGLGLWEITTPQERVALLGHELGHFAHGDTRHGVIIANALHSLNSWRYLVAPIRNPSGLEVILNAFYLLPFLAVQGVMMLLDQLTLRAAQRAEYLADATSATAASTDAAVALQDRLLVCGPAEALLLRESNARQVRGAAKSDEPGQGLWDRLAAYVESIPESEYERRRRVGVLRGHSVDATHPPTHLRRACLLARPAEPAAVRVDAAAVAAIAAELADARRVVARRVLRG; this is translated from the coding sequence ATGGAACAGACCGTTCAGCCATGCCCGCAGTGCGGGACGGAGATCAGGACCGACCGGCGGTTCACCACGTGGTGCTCCGCGTGCGACTGGAACGTCGACCCGGTCGAGCCGGACGAGCGGCCGGGCCGCGTCGAGAGGATGCGGCGCGGCATCGCCCACCGCTACGGGGAGCGGCTGCTCGCCGAGATGACGCGTGGGGAGTCGCCGCGGCCGCGTCGTGACGTGGCGGGCGTCCTCGCTCACACCGTCGCGCTGTGCGTGCACGGAGTGACGGTCGCCCTGTTCGTCACGGGTGCGCTGCTCGTGTCTCTCGGCTGGGGCGGTGCGCTGCCCGTGCTCGGTGCCTTCCTGCTGGGTCTCGCCTGGCTGTTCCGGCCCAGGTTCGGGCGGCTTCCCGATGACGCTCCCGTACTGCACCGGGCCGACGCGCCCCGGCTGTTCGCCGTGATCGACGAGGTCGCCGCCTGCGCGCCGACCTCCGGGGTGCACGCCGTCGCGGTCACGGCCGAGGCGAACGCGAGCGTCAGTACGTACGGAGTCCGGCAGCGCCGCCTGCTCACCCTCGGGCTGGGGCTGTGGGAGATCACGACACCGCAGGAGCGCGTCGCGCTGCTCGGGCACGAGCTCGGCCACTTCGCGCACGGCGACACACGCCACGGCGTGATCATCGCCAACGCGCTGCACTCCTTGAACTCCTGGCGCTACCTCGTGGCACCCATCAGGAACCCGAGCGGGCTCGAAGTGATCCTCAACGCCTTCTACCTACTGCCGTTCCTCGCCGTTCAGGGCGTCATGATGCTTCTCGACCAGCTGACCCTGCGTGCCGCGCAGCGCGCCGAGTACCTGGCCGACGCGACCTCGGCCACCGCCGCCTCGACGGACGCGGCGGTGGCCCTCCAGGACCGTCTCCTGGTGTGCGGCCCGGCCGAGGCCCTGCTGCTGCGTGAGTCCAACGCGCGCCAGGTGCGCGGCGCGGCGAAGAGCGACGAGCCCGGGCAGGGGCTGTGGGACCGCCTTGCCGCATACGTCGAGTCGATCCCCGAGAGCGAGTACGAGCGCCGCCGCAGGGTGGGCGTCCTGCGGGGCCACAGCGTCGACGCGACCCACCCGCCGACGCATCTGCGACGGGCCTGCCTCCTCGCGAGGCCGGCCGAACCGGCCGCGGTCCGCGTCGACGCCGCGGCGGTGGCCGCCATCGCCGCGGAACTGGCCGACGCGCGCCGGGTGGTGGCGCGGCGCGTGCTGCGCGGCTAG
- a CDS encoding amino acid ABC transporter permease, with translation MKALAHDATALYDVPGPKTERRHRLYGVLSTLILLGLLAWIFYLLFDTDQFTYTKWMPFEYKGIQELLLRGLGNTLKAFAIAAVLSLVLGTVLAVGRLSDHRPVRWLATLVVEFFRAMPVLVMIFFIFVALKVQPLPALVAGLTLYNGSVLAEVFRSGVNSVERGQGEAAFALGMRKTQVMTHVLVPQAVRAMLPAIISQLVVALKDTSLGYLITYEEFLHAGKLIASNLDYDLPFIPVVMVISPIYIGMCMLLSWFAQWVSKRQRRNPKVEAAEVAPAEPGTLLPGVQ, from the coding sequence ATGAAAGCTCTCGCCCACGACGCGACGGCCCTCTACGACGTACCGGGACCGAAGACCGAGCGCCGGCACCGGCTGTACGGGGTGCTGTCCACGCTGATCCTGCTCGGCCTGCTCGCCTGGATCTTCTACCTCCTGTTCGACACCGACCAGTTCACGTACACGAAGTGGATGCCGTTCGAGTACAAGGGCATCCAGGAGCTGCTCCTGCGCGGGCTCGGCAACACGCTGAAGGCCTTCGCCATCGCGGCCGTGCTCTCGCTCGTGCTCGGGACCGTCCTCGCGGTGGGGCGCCTGTCCGACCACCGGCCGGTGCGCTGGCTCGCCACGCTCGTCGTGGAGTTCTTCCGCGCGATGCCCGTCCTGGTGATGATCTTCTTCATCTTCGTGGCGCTGAAGGTCCAGCCGCTGCCCGCCCTCGTCGCCGGGCTCACCCTCTACAACGGTTCGGTGCTCGCCGAGGTCTTCCGCTCCGGCGTCAACTCCGTCGAACGCGGCCAGGGCGAGGCCGCGTTCGCGCTCGGCATGCGCAAGACCCAGGTCATGACGCACGTCCTCGTGCCGCAGGCCGTACGCGCCATGCTGCCCGCCATCATCAGCCAGCTGGTGGTCGCCCTGAAGGACACCTCGCTCGGCTATCTCATCACCTACGAGGAGTTTCTTCACGCCGGGAAACTCATCGCCTCGAACCTCGACTACGATTTGCCCTTCATCCCCGTGGTGATGGTGATCTCTCCGATCTACATCGGGATGTGCATGCTGCTTTCGTGGTTCGCCCAGTGGGTGTCCAAGCGCCAGCGGCGCAACCCCAAGGTCGAGGCGGCCGAAGTCGCCCCGGCCGAACCGGGGACGCTGCTGCCGGGGGTGCAGTAG